In a genomic window of Arthrobacter woluwensis:
- a CDS encoding DUF3100 domain-containing protein yields MTTTTSPQTTRTKALPLAAMALAVAITAQLIGPLKVSIGVGALLIFPMVWGLLMGLVISVQKIKPLPVKYQRLAAALSGVAVLVLCARLSVDIGPNIPTMLKAGPALLLQEVGHLLGTIVLALPLAVLLKMGRATVGATFSLDREPAFAMVSERFGPNSDEYRGVLAMYVFGTVFGTVHISLISSLVANWKIFDPLALAMGAGVGSGSMMAASAASIIGAYPDDKTAILGMAAVSNMITSLLGVYVGMYIALPLADRVYRLLTRTPAAVAVAGPAAVAPATDDAGNATFRTEVADATAHTAVPSRVALPIVGGLGLVTATMADLAAGKGFSVLTVVGYLVIIAMLLAAYGLAKLTRNKVQAVIWLTTLGALASSPLIPPLASFMHSTVGAVDFLSITTIVLTLAGLSLGKDIGLLRKIGWRIIPVGLVAITASFLFATLIAEFSLGFWH; encoded by the coding sequence ATGACCACCACCACCTCTCCCCAGACCACCCGGACCAAGGCCCTTCCCCTCGCGGCCATGGCCCTCGCCGTCGCCATCACGGCGCAGCTCATCGGCCCGCTCAAAGTCAGCATCGGCGTCGGCGCGCTCCTGATCTTCCCCATGGTGTGGGGGCTGCTCATGGGGCTGGTCATCTCGGTCCAGAAGATCAAGCCGCTGCCCGTCAAGTACCAACGGCTCGCGGCAGCCCTGTCCGGCGTCGCCGTCCTGGTGCTCTGCGCCCGCCTGTCCGTGGACATCGGGCCGAACATCCCCACCATGCTCAAGGCCGGGCCGGCTCTCCTCCTGCAGGAGGTCGGGCACTTGCTCGGGACCATCGTGCTGGCGCTGCCGCTGGCGGTGCTGCTGAAGATGGGCCGCGCGACCGTGGGCGCCACGTTCTCCCTGGACCGCGAGCCCGCGTTCGCCATGGTCTCCGAGCGCTTCGGGCCCAACTCGGACGAGTACCGCGGCGTGCTGGCCATGTACGTCTTCGGCACGGTGTTCGGCACCGTGCACATCAGCCTGATCTCGTCCCTCGTGGCGAACTGGAAAATCTTCGACCCGCTGGCCCTCGCCATGGGCGCGGGCGTGGGGTCCGGTTCCATGATGGCGGCCTCGGCGGCGAGCATCATCGGCGCCTACCCGGATGACAAGACGGCCATCCTCGGCATGGCCGCCGTGTCCAACATGATCACGAGCCTGCTCGGCGTCTACGTCGGCATGTACATCGCACTGCCGCTCGCGGACCGCGTCTACCGCCTGCTCACCCGCACCCCTGCCGCCGTCGCCGTCGCCGGGCCCGCCGCCGTCGCACCTGCCACCGACGACGCCGGCAACGCCACCTTCCGCACCGAGGTCGCCGACGCGACGGCTCACACCGCCGTCCCCTCCCGGGTCGCGCTGCCGATCGTCGGAGGCCTGGGGCTCGTCACTGCCACCATGGCGGATCTCGCCGCAGGCAAGGGTTTCAGCGTCCTGACGGTCGTCGGCTACCTGGTCATCATCGCCATGCTGCTCGCCGCCTACGGCCTGGCCAAGCTCACCCGCAACAAGGTGCAGGCGGTCATCTGGCTGACCACCCTGGGAGCTCTGGCGTCGAGCCCGCTCATCCCTCCGCTGGCCTCCTTCATGCACAGCACGGTCGGCGCCGTGGACTTCCTGTCCATCACCACGATCGTGCTGACGCTCGCGGGCCTCTCCCTCGGCAAGGACATCGGATTGCTCCGCAAGATCGGCTGGCGGATCATCCCGGTGGGCCTCGTGGCCATCACGGCATCGTTCCTGTTCGCGACCCTGATCGCCGAGTTCTCCCTGGGGTTCTGGCACTGA
- a CDS encoding M20/M25/M40 family metallo-hydrolase — MALAPFVDELGITLKAIGTPAEEHGGGKSLLLDAGAFDGVGLSLMAHPGPEGRTANPLGTSSQAVGRFRATFSGQAAHAAAMPHRGINAADGAVLSQVAIGLLRQQLPDDHRVALFVREAGVATNIIPDHAVVDFECRAFTLPEYESLVSRVQNCFEGAALATGTDLSIEDIEPLYEPLFQDPQLSAHWSEAFGSRGHDVTPAKDSSGGGSTDMGNISQVIPSIHPMFSIPGASSPIHSAGFTAAADTPQAYEAMFDAAYAMASTVAAAASDPEQKARFTAAAYHPVTTEAIA, encoded by the coding sequence CTGGCCCTCGCGCCCTTCGTCGACGAGCTGGGCATCACGCTCAAGGCGATCGGCACCCCGGCCGAGGAGCACGGCGGCGGCAAGTCCCTCCTGCTGGACGCCGGCGCGTTCGACGGCGTCGGCCTCTCGCTCATGGCCCATCCCGGACCGGAGGGCCGCACCGCCAACCCGCTCGGCACCAGCTCCCAGGCCGTCGGACGCTTCCGCGCCACCTTCTCCGGCCAGGCCGCGCATGCTGCCGCGATGCCGCACCGTGGCATCAACGCCGCCGACGGCGCGGTGCTGAGTCAGGTGGCCATCGGCCTCCTGCGTCAGCAGCTTCCCGACGACCACCGGGTGGCGCTCTTCGTCCGCGAGGCCGGCGTGGCCACCAACATCATCCCGGACCACGCGGTCGTCGACTTCGAGTGCCGCGCCTTCACGCTCCCGGAGTACGAATCGCTCGTCTCCCGCGTGCAGAACTGCTTCGAGGGCGCAGCCCTGGCGACGGGCACGGATCTGAGCATCGAGGACATCGAACCGCTTTACGAGCCTCTGTTCCAGGACCCCCAGCTCTCCGCCCACTGGAGCGAAGCGTTCGGCTCCCGGGGGCACGACGTCACGCCCGCCAAGGACTCCTCCGGCGGCGGCTCCACGGACATGGGCAACATCAGCCAGGTGATCCCCAGCATTCACCCCATGTTCTCCATCCCCGGGGCGAGCTCCCCGATCCACTCCGCCGGCTTCACCGCCGCCGCCGACACCCCCCAGGCCTACGAGGCCATGTTCGACGCCGCCTATGCGATGGCCTCCACCGTGGCCGCCGCGGCGTCGGATCCCGAGCAGAAGGCGCGCTTCACCGCGGCCGCCTACCACCCCGTCACCACCGAGGCCATCGCATGA
- a CDS encoding MurR/RpiR family transcriptional regulator, with protein MTQDQPTGAPESEDAAAAVGQQWLGDAIPPLKLTKAQARVVDALTVNPKLASYGDVTEVANRAGVNSSSVVRTAQALGYRGWPDLQRELRARYLMHIANTAPLSHRVEVRSPIHDSLAHDAENLRLAMESVDPQAADDAVAALCGARRIAVVAQGSYSGAAVVFSHLAATMGYPVTFEGRAGVHLASLVSSLGPGDVLVVFHLWRPLKHLTVAAQLAHQAGATVVAVTDLKSTDLAKASHHLLLVPSEGVYAFQSATASTSVAYGLLAGMEAREPERVKAGIERTSQFWQDLDLYTT; from the coding sequence ATGACTCAGGACCAGCCCACCGGCGCCCCGGAATCCGAGGACGCCGCCGCCGCCGTCGGACAGCAGTGGCTCGGCGACGCCATCCCGCCCCTCAAGCTCACCAAGGCCCAGGCCCGCGTGGTGGACGCGCTGACGGTCAACCCGAAACTCGCGTCCTACGGCGACGTCACCGAGGTGGCCAACCGCGCCGGAGTCAACAGCTCCAGCGTGGTGCGGACCGCCCAGGCGCTCGGCTACCGCGGCTGGCCGGATCTCCAGCGCGAACTCCGCGCCCGGTATCTCATGCACATCGCCAACACTGCGCCGCTCTCGCACCGCGTGGAGGTCCGCTCGCCCATCCACGACTCCCTGGCCCACGACGCGGAGAACCTCCGTCTCGCCATGGAGAGCGTGGACCCCCAGGCCGCCGACGACGCCGTGGCCGCCCTCTGCGGCGCGCGCCGCATCGCCGTCGTCGCGCAGGGCTCCTACTCGGGCGCCGCCGTCGTGTTCTCCCACCTGGCCGCGACCATGGGCTATCCCGTGACGTTCGAAGGCCGCGCCGGAGTGCACCTGGCCTCGCTCGTCAGCTCGCTCGGACCCGGGGACGTCCTGGTGGTATTCCACCTGTGGCGACCCCTCAAGCACCTCACGGTCGCCGCCCAGCTCGCCCACCAGGCGGGCGCCACGGTGGTGGCCGTCACGGACCTCAAGTCCACCGATCTTGCCAAGGCGAGCCACCACCTGCTGCTCGTCCCGTCCGAAGGCGTCTACGCCTTCCAGTCGGCCACCGCCTCGACATCCGTGGCGTACGGCCTGCTCGCCGGCATGGAAGCGCGCGAACCCGAGCGCGTCAAAGCCGGCATCGAAAGAACCTCGCAGTTCTGGCAGGACCTGGACCTCTACACCACCTGA
- a CDS encoding PucR family transcriptional regulator translates to MIPASFPFQRPLTVRDALDLDALRAGSPEVLAGEAGLDAPVRWVHIAEEAEASSLLEGGELVLTTGLAFRHSADLTRTFLERYQAAGAAAVAVELVDDDGAPDVRAAAHLRAAAGAVACPLILLTRRVRFVQVTEEAHRALMDHQVRRLERARHVHEVFTALSVGNAGESRIVEATAALLDSPVVFEDPAHLVLSYSARDRDPARLLDGWAERSRFVGYRNQTAFGTGGDRWLQTPVGLTGQRWGRLVAPEFAPESAPGSAPEEAGSPDGDDSGRDLADAFQVLERAGQALTMARMAGRDRREVLFQARSGLIQDLRQATPPDEQEALARATALGLSRGAAYVPLVARLEAGVGTSTGPGAAGAGSSGAASAVDTPDATEVQLRERAFLDALQAWAQSTRQSALASSLHAGSVAILLPLAARELEDSALHRLAAAPQLAGFRWTLGAGRAERSLVAAARGLDDADQVAETAATLGSRHLPFYRFADIRLRGLLALLGEDSRVKAFAQSELGPLLEAGRAPTLQLLRDYLAHGGNMTSLAKARNVSRQALYSHVKALQDLLGLPLEDPESRASLTVALLWHDLTGS, encoded by the coding sequence ATGATCCCGGCCTCATTCCCTTTCCAGCGGCCCCTCACCGTGCGGGACGCCCTCGACTTGGACGCCCTCCGGGCCGGATCCCCGGAGGTGCTGGCGGGCGAGGCCGGTCTCGACGCCCCGGTCCGCTGGGTGCACATCGCCGAGGAGGCGGAGGCCAGTTCGCTGCTTGAGGGCGGCGAACTCGTGCTCACCACCGGCCTCGCCTTTCGGCACTCGGCGGACCTGACCCGCACCTTCCTGGAGCGCTACCAGGCGGCGGGGGCGGCCGCCGTCGCGGTCGAACTGGTGGACGACGACGGCGCTCCCGACGTCCGCGCGGCGGCCCACCTCCGTGCCGCGGCCGGAGCCGTAGCCTGCCCGCTGATCCTCCTCACCCGCCGCGTGCGCTTCGTCCAGGTGACCGAGGAGGCTCATCGCGCCCTGATGGACCACCAGGTCCGGAGGCTCGAGCGCGCCCGCCACGTCCACGAGGTGTTCACGGCCCTGAGCGTGGGGAACGCCGGGGAGAGCAGGATCGTGGAAGCCACCGCGGCACTCCTGGACAGCCCCGTGGTCTTCGAGGACCCGGCCCACCTGGTGCTCAGCTACTCGGCGCGGGACCGTGACCCCGCACGGCTGCTGGACGGCTGGGCCGAGCGGTCCCGATTCGTCGGGTACCGCAACCAGACGGCCTTCGGCACGGGTGGGGACCGCTGGCTGCAGACACCGGTGGGCCTCACGGGGCAGCGGTGGGGCCGGCTCGTGGCGCCCGAGTTCGCGCCCGAGTCCGCACCCGGGTCTGCACCGGAGGAAGCCGGCAGCCCGGACGGGGACGACTCGGGCCGCGATCTCGCCGACGCCTTCCAGGTCCTCGAACGCGCCGGGCAGGCGCTGACGATGGCCCGGATGGCCGGTCGCGACCGGCGGGAGGTGCTCTTCCAGGCCCGCTCCGGCCTCATCCAGGACCTCCGCCAGGCCACACCACCGGACGAGCAGGAGGCGCTGGCGCGCGCCACGGCGCTCGGACTGTCCCGGGGCGCGGCGTATGTGCCGCTGGTCGCCCGGCTCGAGGCCGGCGTCGGGACTAGCACCGGGCCAGGGGCCGCGGGGGCAGGCTCGTCCGGAGCGGCGTCCGCCGTGGACACTCCGGACGCCACGGAAGTGCAGCTCCGCGAGCGCGCCTTCCTCGACGCGCTTCAGGCCTGGGCCCAGAGCACCCGGCAGTCGGCGCTCGCCTCGAGTCTGCACGCCGGATCCGTGGCGATCCTCCTGCCGCTCGCGGCACGGGAACTGGAGGACTCCGCGCTGCACCGCCTGGCCGCCGCCCCCCAGCTGGCGGGTTTCCGCTGGACCCTCGGGGCCGGGCGGGCGGAACGCTCCCTCGTCGCCGCGGCGCGGGGCCTGGATGACGCCGATCAGGTGGCGGAGACAGCCGCCACGCTGGGTTCCCGCCATCTGCCCTTCTATCGGTTCGCGGACATCCGGCTCCGCGGCCTCCTCGCCCTCCTCGGAGAGGACTCCCGCGTGAAGGCTTTCGCGCAGTCTGAACTCGGGCCCCTCCTGGAAGCGGGCAGGGCACCGACCCTTCAGCTGTTGCGGGACTACCTGGCACACGGCGGGAACATGACGTCGCTGGCCAAGGCGCGGAATGTCAGCCGCCAGGCCCTGTATTCCCACGTGAAAGCCTTGCAGGACCTGCTCGGCCTGCCCCTGGAGGATCCGGAATCCCGGGCCTCCCTGACGGTCGCGCTGCTCTGGCACGACCTCACCGGCTCCTGA
- a CDS encoding CoA-acylating methylmalonate-semialdehyde dehydrogenase, which yields MQNITHWINGKPVEVDGSRFGDVTNPATGKVTGRVALASKATTDEAVAAAAAAFPGWRDTSLARRVQVLFAFRELLNARKSELAAIITAEHGKVLEDALGEIARGQEVVEFACGIPHLLKGGYTESASTKVDVHSLRQPLGVAAIISPFNFPAMVPMWFFPVAIAAGNTVVIKPSEKDPTAANWLASLWKEAGLPDGVFNVLHGDKEAVDALLDSPEVSAVSFVGSTPIARYVYERGTAAGKRVQALGGAKNHMLVLPDADLNLAADAAVNAGFGAAGERCMAISAVVAVDAVADELVAKIAERTRTLRIGDGTRGCDMGPLITAAHRDKVAGYIDAGIEQGATVVLDGRHPSPDAEGDGFFLNPTLFDNVTPDMTIYQDEIFGPVLSVVRVPGFDEGLELINSNLYGNGTAIFTNDGGAARRFENEVTVGMVGINVPIPVPMAYYSFGGWKNSLFGDTHAYGPDGVHFFTRGKVVTTRWQDPSHGGLNLGFPTNS from the coding sequence ATGCAGAACATCACGCACTGGATCAACGGCAAGCCGGTCGAGGTCGACGGCAGCCGATTCGGCGACGTCACCAACCCCGCCACGGGCAAGGTCACCGGCCGGGTCGCGCTCGCGAGCAAGGCCACCACCGACGAGGCCGTGGCCGCCGCGGCCGCCGCCTTCCCGGGCTGGCGCGACACCTCCCTGGCCCGCCGCGTGCAGGTCCTCTTCGCCTTCCGCGAGCTCCTGAACGCCCGCAAGTCCGAACTGGCCGCGATCATCACGGCCGAACACGGCAAGGTCCTGGAGGACGCCCTGGGGGAGATCGCCCGAGGTCAGGAGGTCGTGGAGTTCGCCTGCGGCATCCCGCACCTGCTCAAGGGCGGCTACACCGAGAGCGCCTCCACCAAGGTGGACGTCCACTCCCTGCGTCAGCCGCTGGGTGTCGCCGCGATCATCTCGCCCTTCAACTTCCCGGCGATGGTGCCCATGTGGTTCTTCCCGGTCGCGATCGCCGCCGGCAACACCGTCGTGATCAAGCCGAGCGAGAAGGATCCGACCGCCGCCAACTGGCTCGCCTCCCTCTGGAAGGAAGCCGGGCTGCCGGACGGCGTGTTCAACGTCCTGCACGGTGACAAGGAAGCCGTCGACGCCCTGCTGGACTCCCCGGAGGTCTCGGCCGTCTCCTTCGTCGGCTCCACCCCGATCGCCCGCTATGTCTACGAACGCGGCACCGCCGCCGGCAAGCGCGTCCAGGCCCTGGGCGGCGCGAAGAACCACATGCTGGTCCTGCCGGACGCCGATCTGAACCTCGCCGCCGACGCCGCCGTGAACGCCGGATTCGGCGCCGCGGGCGAGCGCTGCATGGCCATCTCCGCCGTGGTCGCCGTGGACGCGGTCGCGGACGAACTCGTGGCGAAGATCGCCGAGCGCACCCGCACCCTGCGGATCGGCGACGGCACCCGCGGCTGCGACATGGGCCCGCTCATCACCGCGGCCCACCGCGACAAGGTGGCCGGCTACATCGACGCCGGCATCGAACAGGGCGCCACCGTGGTCCTGGACGGCCGCCACCCCAGCCCTGATGCCGAGGGCGACGGCTTCTTCCTCAACCCGACCCTCTTCGACAACGTCACCCCGGACATGACGATCTACCAGGACGAGATCTTCGGCCCCGTCCTCTCCGTGGTCCGCGTCCCCGGCTTCGACGAGGGCCTGGAGCTCATCAACTCCAACCTCTACGGCAACGGCACGGCCATCTTCACCAACGACGGCGGGGCGGCGCGCCGCTTCGAGAACGAGGTCACCGTGGGCATGGTCGGCATCAACGTGCCGATCCCCGTGCCGATGGCCTACTACTCCTTCGGCGGCTGGAAGAACTCCCTCTTCGGCGACACCCACGCCTACGGGCCCGACGGCGTGCACTTCTTCACCCGCGGCAAGGTGGTGACCACGCGCTGGCAGGACCCCAGCCACGGCGGGCTCAACCTCGGTTTCCCCACCAACTCCTGA